Within Telopea speciosissima isolate NSW1024214 ecotype Mountain lineage chromosome 8, Tspe_v1, whole genome shotgun sequence, the genomic segment TTCAAATCCCTATTTTCTCCGAgcaaaaacaaaacacaattgaTGCAACTAACATTTTATCCACAAGCTGCTCTGAAAATTAGTCTTGAGTTTCTAGGAGTGGCATGTTTGACACATGACTACCAGTGGAATTAATGTCCTTTCTCTAAGTATCTTAAAAAGCGGGTGTAAGACCTTAGTTACATTCAATAAGATAAAACAGATATGGGGTTCACAGTGTTGACACATCAGAGAGATCAATATATGATCAGGGGGAATAAAAGGATGGTACAAAGTTAAAGGGGACTAATCTACAATAATCTCACTGGTACCTGGGGCATCAGATATTGTCGTTTGAGTTTGTgtttctactttctaaatctggttGTAGACTCAATTTTAACTTCATGTGTCTTTAGCACAAACTAGTAGAGCACTTGGGGATTCCCTAAGAGATGGTGATTCGAATCCTTCAAGACGCATTGAATTTTCTTATGTCTAATTTTCTAAATTCTTATGGCATGAATGGAAATGATAGCAATTTATACAACATTGTAGAATTGAAAAGATGGACAAAAGTGTCGAAACAacctccctcctcccccccccccctttttttggggaaaagatGGACACAAGTTTCCTGCTGCATTTATGCAAATTTGAAGTAGTTACTCTTGTTATTATAATTGGATAATGGTCAATGACATTTATGCAAATTTAAGGCTTTGTAAAAGTGGAGAATGGGATCTGAATTATTAAAATGGCATTTATGTAATAATCAGTGTAGGAATTGTAGTGATTCTATCAATTGCATACCAAGCGCTAAATCTGCTCTGAGTATATCAATTCCAGAAATGTTTACCATGCGTCGATCTCACTCTCAAAAATCatgaactcaaaaaaaaaatcaattccaaCCAGAATCAAGGAATTGGGAGCGGAATTGCTATCAATCAGGGCCTGATTTTCTGGAATCTGATTTCTTTGTTATTAAACCTGAGATTTCAAATCAGATTTCATATATAGCCATCACACCATGTGTTGAGTTGATCtctggtttcaaaattgaatcTTGCTACTGATTTCCTAGAGTCCTACCTCAGGTCTGACTCTTCAGTTTTATCCTATTTGCGAATCGATTTCTAGTTTCTGTTTCAGATTGATGAACCTATTGATATTGCTGACTTCTGTTGCTGTTTTGATCATCTTCATTTACTGGTTTGATCCCATTACAATCTGAGATCAATTATTCTGTTCTTGAAACCCTAATCTAGTGTCCTAATTTCAGTATGATACTATCATATCTTCAGATCAGACCCTCAGATTTTGAggatttattttcctttataaATCTGACCATCGACCAGCTTTGGACTGAATCAGAACCATGGATTGTCTGTTACTCTGTTATTATAAATCTCTCGAATTCTTTATTTCTTAACCTACTGCAATTCTGGTTCATTATTGGATTTCTGAACCTATTCACTTTAGGTTTCTAGAAACCCATCACAAATGCCTTATAAGTTGGGAAAGTTTTCAGGGATTATGCCTGAATTATTAGGATTTTATGATGAACATGGAATTTACCTCCTCGTTAGGGTTTGGGAACTCAATCTTCCTGTCAATCCTTCCAGGCCTAAGGAGTGCTTGATCCAGAATATCAATCCGATTTGTAGCCATTAGAACCTGTGCGGAGAAAGCACTAGTTATGATAGGCCCACCAGATGAATTCTGATTCTTACATCATGGTGTTAAGATTCTAAACAATTTCCATAATTTAATATTAAAGAAACAGTAAGTACTTTAATCTTGTTTGAGGCCTCAAACCCATCCAGCTGATTGAGAAGCTCCAGCATTGTCCGCTGTACTTCACTGTCACCATTTCCAGTCCCAGATTCCATTCGAGCAGATCCAATGCTGTCAATTTCATCCATAAAAATGATTGACGGAGCATGTTCCCTGTGAAAGCAAGATTCACAGAAGCCATAAATAAGACAAACTTGAGCAATCATGTCAAGCAGATGCATACATGTCAACATCGGCAACTCAATtggacacagagagagagaaccacTCTCCAAAAGATTGCTTCTCTTGGTGCAGAGGTATGGCTACGTGCAATGGAAGCATTAAAACATTCAACTATCTTAGAAACagataaacaaaacaaacaaaaaaccatTAAAACCTAAATCAGGAAGACTTCTGCGAAGAAGAATTGTCAACAGCTGCTAGGTAGATTAAGCTATATTAAGTTGTCCAAGGAGGGGAATCAAGCAAACCTGGCCATAACGAAAAGCTCTCTGACCATTCTAGAACCTTCACCGATATACTTCTGAACTAACTCAGAACCAGAAACCCTGATGAACGTACAATCAGTATGATGAGCTACTGCCCTTGCCAGCAGTGTTTTCCCAGTACCAGGTGGCCCATAAAGCAGAACTCCCTATCAAGTTCACCATGAAAATTAATTAGTTAGGTCTCTGAAGGAACATTGTCATACAAATTTTATAAGTTGAAAGTTGCAAAGTTGAAAAACTTTGGCAATGTTAAATTACCTTAGGCTGAGCAATTCCAAGACTCTCAAATAATTCAGGGTGTTTGATAGGAAGCTCAATGACCTGAAGATCAAGACACAGCAAACATAGCAATTAATAGAGCCATACCCTAATGAAACCATTTTCAATGAAATGCATCAAAACATAGGACACAGCTAcacataatttaaaaaatagaaaaaaaaaaaagcatcccAGTTCACAAGGCTACCGCTATTGCAGAGTCTGGGAGgagcaaatgtacacagccttaccccctactttgcaggagaggctgtttccaagttttgagccCGCAACCAACAGGCGGGTTGCAATAGCACCACTttaactgttgcaccaaggcttgCACATAGGTACACATAATTAAccaacccaaaattcaattataaaCATATAAAGCAAAAGTCTTTAGGGCAAAACAGTACACACTTTTGTGATCTTGGGATCACACCCATCCTGAATGAGCAGAAGagacaacccccccccctccaaaaaaaaaaaaaaccttttttgtGATCTTGGGATCACACTTGGGCCTTGTACAGTAAAGAGCCTCGTTTGGGGGATTTCTCTTCCCCTGAACAGAACTTGTAACAACAACTAGTATGACGATGATAAAAGAAAGACCCTTCCAGACAATTCTCATTCACCatgaacaaaaataataacaatgaCAATGCCgataataaatttgaacttgtCAGCAGACAAACCTCCTTGATCTCTTTGATTTGCTGGTCAAGACCACCAATCATATCATAAGTTGAATCAGGAACCTTTTCAACTTTCATAAGATTCACCAGAGGATCTACTTTGCTGGGCAAGATTAAGTGAAGTACATAGCTATCATTACGAAGAGCAACTCTGGTTGACGGCGTGATCTTTGTGATATCAATGTTCTTATCGATATCCACAACATACTTCCCCTCTGGGTGCACCTAAAATACAGAAAAGGAGGCAACAGTCAATTAATCCACAACAGTAGGACCCATCTATTGCAACTACAAATAGAACAGCGAAGTTCCATTAATTTACTGGTAGTAACTAGATCCAAAATGAACATGAGAATTCTTTCTACCTTGCATGCTTCCAAATAACAATGACAATGAGAGGATAATATACCACTTCCTCCTTTACCTTTTCAATTTGCACTACATAAAACTACCTTCCATTTTCAAGAAACCTCATTGTCTTATTACAAATGAAAAGAGAGTTTTTCCCACtgatattataaaaaaaaatatatagggtGTAGAAGGTGCAAGAAAAGAGAGCAACTAGTTCCACTTCATAGGCACACAAAACAATATAATCAATGTACTTGTTCAATTTACTTTCAAAGAACAATTCTTTAAGGATATGAGGGAAGTGCAATTTTATATAACACTAAACACTAAGGTGCtttagaaaaatatatatatatcaacagGTAATCATGGTGAAAGGCAACTTAAGAAACCATTAAAGAATTAAAAGAGCATTATTTGCACAAGTAGCAAAACAAAGAAGTCGGCAAATTTAAACCTCTGTCAACACTCAAATCAGGCACACTAAACACCAACGACAAATCTACAAGAGACCAATTATGTGGTCAGCCTACATTCCTATGGTTTGTTTGTAAAAGTCACTATGGTTTGTAAAAGTAACCATGGTTAGTTGGGTGTGGTAGTTGTAATAGTAACTAAGTTGGTGGTTGTCGTAATAGTTACCATTGGTGGTTGTAATAGTGTCTAGGTTGTTGGCTAGGGTAGCTATAAATAGCAACCCTCCTCTTCATTGTAAGGCATCCTTTGAAAGACAATACAAACCATCTCCTGGTATGTAGGGGAATACCTAGAGACTAGGGTTCTGATGAGGATATCAGCCCAGTTAGTCAAAAATTTAAAGTGTACCAGAGACAGAGACAGCAACACAGAGGTCAGCCTACTTAAGCCCAATTGTGGATGGATGATGAGTTCAGAGGCTGCCGTATTGCTAGGAGGACATCACCAAAGCTAGCCCCACATTGAAATCGATTTGAATCAATTTATTTTATTGGTTCTTTGGTTCGATTGGTTCAGCCCCACATGGACACTTGCGATTCATATAGTTACTAGGAGTCTAGGatagtttattattatttgttacctttttacttttactttttacTTAGAAGATTTAATTCTCTtaggatttgattttatttactttctatGTTTATCGTGTAGGGATAGGATTTTATTCTCAGCTTATAAAAGCATGTAAGGCTGCGGCCAAATTAGTTATTgatgaataaaataaataactctctctctctctctctcatattaattttcttctacttcttaCCACCATCAAATTCAGATTTAATTCCCCTTCCCCTGTTTTATGACTTTAATTACTAATATCCTATTTTGAGGATTATTTCCATTGAATATCTTGcagtttcttttatttattggcTGCATAATTAAGAGCTAGCTTGACACCTAACATTTTCAGTATAGTGAAGGTACTCACTCGATTTGATATTATGCTGCCCATGTTCTTTATCCCTATATTTCCCTAGTGACGTCATGTCAAGTTGTTGCATGTTAGCTAGGATTTCTATTGATCATTGTTTCATTAAAATTCTGTCTTTTCTTTATATCCATGTTTATCATATATGCTGCTGTCAGTCATTGTTTACAGCCCCTCCCTAAGGTTTATTCATGTTAGCATAGCCTACCCAACCAACCCTTGTATGAACCCTAGTCTCTAGGTTTTCACCTACATCAAttctggtatcagagcaaggttTAGGTGTCTAGTTGCTGCTGGTTGtgagcaaggtactaaaactcggaacttggtaccaactcgacccttggaaaaaccgagacaagtcgagatctcgccaagatcttgccgagttggtgcatttgtttttcccgactcgaagcctcaactcggtgggttttagacctagtttgggtctgaaacttggtattcaacctattttaggccatttaaacacaatggcactattagaatttgcaaaaacaaagtccaaataggagtttcacttagtgggaaagccGGACAGACAGTTGCtcatgccagaaaccaggacagacacaggtcaaacacacttatttatgtgtATCATTTAAGCAAATGAatatgtatttgtatttcatttacttaagatattattcataaataagcaaataccccctatttgaatccaacaaaaatagttaaaaaataaagttccaaaaggaaaagaagtcaaccccccagttcaaaaacaaaaggtgcaattttcaactttctaatgctagggtttttctcaaatctaaaaattccataaatcctaatatggtaaaacattgctaaaaaccaaaagtgcggtaaaatattgatttattttgatgtccaaaacaatattttcataCAGACCGATCTTGatagcattcgcacacaccaaattaagtttgaccggtacataactcctttaatataaatcagatttaagcaatcttggatttgttggaaagctttcaaaataaAGCTCAGTTttcataaataagtgtttgtcttggttcctggcataaataagtatctgtataccaaggtttgcatacaTAGGcatctgtataccaagattttccaccaagatctcgagatctgacactcatataaaggagtaagggtcgagattctcgagatctcgagatctcgatcgagttgttgcactttttcaACTCGTATGTCAACacgtctcggtttctcaaaaaaccgagaaactcgccgagatctcgcgagttctcgaactatggttgTGAGTCTAAGTGTCATAGGTTACTCCTTGTATGTCCACCCGTAGTGGTAGAGTGTATCAAAACATGTCTACCCCTCCTAACACCTTAATTCCACCTAATGAGTGGGCTAAGTTACTTCTACCGAATGAAGAAACAGTGAAAGCCCTCCAAAGCTAACCAAGAGTTGCTTAGGGCCAAGGTTCTAAAACCCGGGTTTCGACTAGATTTCGACCACCAGAAAACGAGATATagtcgaaactggtcgaaacctatGATTTTTTTCCAGCCAACTCAAGTTGCTGGTTTCAAGGcccaaaaatgctttttttgatctgattttttgtaaTGAGCCTATTGTTGACATTcaaaacacaatgcatgaactattttcacaaataCAAAACAcacaaaatggtacttgtggttttttacccaagtttggtagtatatattgttcttggacattggCAGGAAACCAGgccagacacttatttatgcctaatataattaaagtaaatgaaatatactggtatttcattcacttatgatattattcataaataagcaaatacgccccctatttgaatccaataaaaatagctaaaaaatcaaattccaaaaggataaaaagtcaacaccctaattcaagaacaaaaactagattgtCGGCggtaagtgaaattttcaactttctaatgctgggttttttctcaaatctaaaaatttcataaatcttaatatggtaaacatTGCAAAAATAAGTtcgataaaatattcatttgttttgatgtctaaaaaaatattttaattcagAGAGATTTTtcacagcattcgtgcacaccaaattaagtttgaccggaacataactcttttaatataaatcagactTGAGCAATCTTGGATTCATTAGAAAACTGAGATGCCCGAGGAAGTTCGCTTCAGATTCGCTAAAATCAAGCTTACCGGAGCTGCACAAAACTTCTGGACAGAATTAGAGTACCAAGAGGATAATCTAGGCTTTGAGCCAATGACAACTTGGGTTGAAATGCAGGAGAAACTCAAGAGGGAGTTCTTGCCTATCACTTATAGGCTACAGTTATTGAATGACATGAACACCCTGCAGCACAGGAAGTTGTCTGTTACTGAGTACATGGGCAAATTTAATGAGTTAAAAATTAAAAGCTGTACTCGTGAGGATGTTGAGCAGACACTCTCCAGATTCCTTACTGGACTCAACTCCTACATCCAGTCACGCATGGCACCCCATTTGGTGTGAGATGTCCCTCAAGCCCTTCGAACAACTCTCGAATAGAATCATCaatgaggacttttcctcaaaAGAAGAGCTTCCAGGCCGGGGAATCCAGTTACCAAAAACCCCTCCAGAATCATCAAGCTTTCCAAAGCCACCTGCTAACCCGCATTGTAAATTTGACAACAACAAGGGTAAAGGCATCTTGAGAGCAGCACCTATGAAAAGTGGTCATCTTCAATGTTTCAAATGTCAAGGATTTGGACACGTTGCAAGGGAATGTCCCAATAGAAATCTTTTTGAGGGACGACAAGACCATGAGGATTATGACCAAGATGATACCCAGGACCATAGGAATGAGAACCAAAGGCCATATGAGAAAATATCTAATGAGGAGATTGATGCCTCTAGCCTCGGTGTTGTGCGATACATGGTCTCACCACCTAAGGGCAGCGATGATTGGCGTCGGACCAACATCCTTATCACACCACCTACCATCAGGCTAAGAATTGTTGTGTCGCCATTGACAGCGGTAgctgcatgaatgtagttgccTAGAGTGTCATTGCCAGAATGGGACTCAAACCAGAGGGTCATCCAACCGTACAAGGTTGCTTGGGTAGATCAGTCCACTATCCCACTCACTATCAGGTGTTTAGTCCATTTGCATTTTGCAGGATATCAGGACAGAGTGTGAGGTGACGTCTTAGAGATGGATGTCGCTTACATCATTCTTGGGAGACCTTGGTTATATGACCAAGAAGTCACCAACTATGGGAAGTCTAACACCTGTGTCATTGACTTTAAAGGTAAGAAAATTAGACCGACTCCTAGTGCTCCCAAAGAGGTAAAGGTCCTAGAAGTATGGAACACAAGGGAAATACCACCAAGCAGACTCGTTCCAAAACACTCAACATCCTAAATCAACAACAATTTGAGGGTGAGTGTAAAGAGCCGGGGGTTATTTATAGTCTAGTTGGCATACAAAGTAATACCAATTCCTCAAGCAAATTTACTGAGGTTCCTAGAGAAGTGCAACTCTTGTTGAGAAAATTTGAGCAATTGTTTGCCGAGGAACTACCTAATGAATTACCGCCAAAGCATGATGTTAAGCATACAATTGATCTagttcctttttcttctttgccaaATTTACCCCATCATCGCATTAATCCCAAAGAACACGTTGAACATAAGCGGCAAGTAGATGAATTACTTCAGAAGGGATTCATTAGGGAGAGTCTTAGCCCCTGTGCGGTACCTACCTTGCTAACTCCAAAGAAGGATGGCATTTGGCGCATGTAGGTTAATAGTAAAGCCATCAACAAAATCGTTGTCAAGTATAGGTTCCCTATACCTACACTTGATGATATGCTGGATATGATGGCTGGCTCATCAATCTTTTCTAACATTGATCTTAAGAGTGGGTATTTCCAGATTCAAGTTGGAATCTCCAGACTCATTCCTGTATACGTGCCTAGCACAGTAACTATTGACTTTGCTTAGCTTTAAATGAAAAGCAACGCAGCACATGGTGCGTGACTTGGGAAGCTGAAATGTTGAATGGCCATTAATGCGTCTATTTTTGGAAATTGCAAATAAACCACTCATCCTATCTTCTAAGGCCCCTGTAACCACAAGTATAGTGAAATTGCTTTAAAAGACAACTTCATCTCTGTTTCAAAAAAATCTCCAGTAGCTCACTAAGGAAAGAGCCTCAAAATTCGGCAAAGTATGggaatttttcttttgggtgggATGAGAAGTGTTGTAAAAGAACTAAAGTCTTATTCTCCCATATACACCTTGCCTATGCCACTTCACTCCAAACCTTTGACAACCATACCACTTGGCAGCCACCTCACCCACTTACAGTGGGGTCCACAGATTATGGGGCCCACCCccatattctctctcctctttctctctccactTTCTCCTCTAATCAATTAAAGAAAGCTTTAAAAGATTGTCACTGAAACACTGCCATCTCAGCCAGTACTGCCACTGTACTAACTATCATGCAAATTACCTTATTGCCACTGAGCACTGTAGatggaccaaaatacccctggcCACTGCCAGAAATGATTTAATACAAATACAACTGATCAgcacttggttgccaacaatgacaactcaTTATAAATACTACCAATGGACCAACAGTATGTATTGAGCCTTTGATTCTATGTGTTTATTTTGTAagtggccaatttaatgagcctaagaTATGGGTAGAAAgaaggaaaacgggatttacttcattagtttagttagagtcctattttgagtctatttcatttattatttcactttcctagtcaatttcaGTTACCTTTCGTTTTTAGtatctaagtctaattttgagtcttctatataagtttgaatgaatagaaaagttgtttatgcaatgttgaaatcctgagataggataggtCTTATGGTGAGATAAGAGGACTTTTCCTCTGTTATTAGTAGTAGAATTACTCGACCCATTAGCGTGAGAGGCctagggtgagatgcccattccattcccccatccccttccatcgctcatgaatccaaaccctaattttgttcaaatcgatctcaagagtgctacaaaCTGCTGGGATTTCCTTCAACTACTTAtcacattgatttcttgaagattaccacatcaagatcattgttgcttcaacaagttacaaatttgtgggtttttttatttgttacttcatcCAAGCAAATTGTTCCTTCATTTGAGTTCctattgttctcttggttctctcatatgatttcttgtttattggagggttttctatttgatcttACCTGagattagacctattctggttctagttttACATTAGGTGTGGAAAGTTGGGCTGTTtcgaagcatcatatagataaaccaaGTGTCGtggagatgaagatgttaagatggatgtgtggtacAACCTGAAAGGATAAAGTTAGGAATGCCCgcattagagctgatttgggagtagctccgattcaagacaagctacgagaaagtcgatTGAGGTGGCacggccatgttcaacggaggccgtTGGATGCCCCAATATGAAGAAGTGATTTAATTCAGATTGggggagctaaaagagccaggggtaggcctaaatTAACCCTAGGAGAAGCAGTGAGGAAATACACGCTTAGCCTAGGTCTAATATCAAGTATGacatcgaatagagctgattggagggcaaggatccatgtagccgaccccatttagttaggataaggttGTTGTATGTGAGgttttttctttgataaatAATTGTTTATGAAAGGTTGTGATGTTGAAACAGTGGTTACTAAGGATCATTATACTTTGTTTAATTAATATAATGCAAATCTAACTTCATTTCATATGCCATTGCTCCAGATATTGTTTATTTGGAATTTAATGTCATGTTACAAGtcacattcatcaccaaatatACTTTAACATGACCACTTAATCAGTAAGGGTACTTCCCTCATCCAAAGAATAAATTCACTAAAGTATCCACTTAAGTTTTAATTTACACCTCCAAACACATGAAAGGGCCCAACCATGTAGACAATAGCACAAGCATTTTTTTCTCTGATAACTATctacaaaaatcaaaaatcatGTTATATCAGATACTAAATTACATTCAATTTAAGAGCTACCGTAATTCACCAAGCAATGCCTTGAAAAGTGACTACTTCTACAAGAAAGGAAGCCCAAAATAACTTAGCTAAGAATAATGAATCTAGAGaacaaaatatcaaaaaaaatgCATGTTTTATCATTATGAGTATAGATATAAATATAATCCACACATTGATTCATTAAGTGTAGCAAACCATCTTCCAGTATATGGCATATGGTAGAGATGAACATGCTTTGGATAGGCAACCAACAAAAAGGAACACCACTGGCATACTTTGACTACCAACAAAATGCACTGACTCACCTTGACTAAAACTTTCGATTTTCCCATAACCTTTACCACCTCTCCAACATATGATCCAGGCTCTTGAAGCAGTTGTAGTTCTTCTCTAAGCATTCTCACTGTTCAATTCACAATTCCTC encodes:
- the LOC122671488 gene encoding 26S proteasome regulatory subunit 8 homolog A, with the translated sequence MATAAIETKQAEAAAGDEMCTAKTMKQGEGLRQYYLQHIHDHQLQVRQKTHNLNRLEAQRNDLNSRVRMLREELQLLQEPGSYVGEVVKVMGKSKVLVKVHPEGKYVVDIDKNIDITKITPSTRVALRNDSYVLHLILPSKVDPLVNLMKVEKVPDSTYDMIGGLDQQIKEIKEVIELPIKHPELFESLGIAQPKGVLLYGPPGTGKTLLARAVAHHTDCTFIRVSGSELVQKYIGEGSRMVRELFVMAREHAPSIIFMDEIDSIGSARMESGTGNGDSEVQRTMLELLNQLDGFEASNKIKVLMATNRIDILDQALLRPGRIDRKIEFPNPNEESRFDILKIHSRKMNLMRGIDLKKIAEKMNGASGAELKAVCTEAGMFALRERRVHVTQEDFEMAVAKVMKKETEKNMSLRKLWK